From the genome of Thiovibrio frasassiensis:
GGGTCCTGGCCACCGGCTCGGGAGCAATGGCTATCCCTTTGGCCCGGGCAACATCGGCCGCTTCCAGAACAGCGGCCTGCAACACAGCAAGCGCCGCCTGGTTGTGCAGCAGTTCCCCGTTGTTGCAGTTATAAATGGCGGTAAGTCCATTGATCCCCACGTTGACCAGCAGCTTGTTCCAGACCTGGGCCAGGATGTCCGTCTCGACCCGCACCTCCAAGCCTGCCGTCCGCATCAGTTCCGCGGCCGCATCCAGCCCCTCTTTTGCTTCCGGCGATGCCTCGCGCAGAAAGCCAAGAGTGGTTGCCCCCGCCCCCCCGAAACACACCTGCCCCGGCGCGAGCAGATGCGCGCCCAGGGAGGTCACCGCCAGGGCAACCGGACCTGGAAGCACTGCCTCGAGGAGGATCGGCAGATGCGCGATGCCGTTTTGCCAGGCAAGCAGCAGGGTCTTTTCCGTGAGCAGAGGGAATAAAGAAGGAAGGGTCCGGCGCAGAGCCGGGGATTTGACACAGAGCAGGACCAGATCCACCGGCCCGATCCGCTGCGGGTCGGCGGTCGCCTGAATCGAAAAATGCTCGCAACGACCCGCACGCTCAAGGGTGAGGCCCGAGTGCTGGAGCAGTCCAGCCCGTTGGCTGTCATGGTCCAGCACCCAGATTTCCGCCCCCACCCGGCACAGGGTGGCGCCCAGCAGGCACCCGAGGGCGCCGGGGCCGACGATGGCGACCCTCTTTGGAGAGGTGTCCTGCATGGTTCGGATTAACGGGTAATGGTCACGTCTTCAACAATGACCGCATACTTGTACCCGGCGCCAAAATCCTTGTCCGCGGCCAGCACGCCTTCCACCGTAACGATATCGCCCTTTTCCGCCTTGCCCGCGGAGGTCACCACCAGATCATGGCTGTTCTTCAAGGGATCGCCGGTGCCATCCTGGAGATGCAGCCAGTTTTTCCCCATGATCATCGGAGAAAACTTGACCACCTGCCCCTTGATCTTCACCTTTTTACCATTGAGGCTTCCACCCTTGGCAAAAAGATCCGCAACGGTGAAACCGTTGTCGCCACTGGCCTTGGCAATCTTCAGCTCCACAAAAGGAACCACGGCCTTGCCGCTGCCCGGAGCCGCCTCGCCCATTCCGGCAGAGGGCGCGGCTGGGGCACCGCCTGCTTCCTGCTGCATGGCCGCGCCAAAAGAGCCACCATGCGCCGGGGCTCCGGCCGTAGCCGGCTGTGCCGCAGGGGTCCCAACACCACTCTCGCCGCCATGGGGTCCGCCGGCCATCTCCGCCTTTTTGCCTTCAAGGCCCGGGGCAAAAACAATCTCGGCAAAGGTGCGGTTCAGGCTCTTGCTGGGAAAGTTCTGCATGACCTGCCCTCCGGCAACGTTACATGCTTCACCCACCGCAACCTTGGTCTCCGGCACCGCCACCCAGGTTTCTCCCTTTTCGGCCGCAATCAGCACATAGGTGAAGCCGCCGCCCTGGAGCACTTCCTTGGCCTGCCCCTGGATACCGCCGACCGGGTTGGCCTGCGGGCTTCCGCCTTCCGCCGCAACCGGCTCCGCAGCCGCCTTGCTCTCCGGCTTTTGATTATTACAGGCAACAAGCGCCACCAGACACAGCCCGCTCACCAAAAAATTCCGCCACTTCATTGCCTCACCCATACGCGCAACACCCTCCCTCTTTTCATTCTTTGCGGACATAAAAAAGCGCCCCGCACCATTTCCGCAGGGCGCCAACGCTCTATTTCAAAGACAACCGAACAGACAAAAAGTTCGCCTTATTTTGCCCGGGAAGGCTTACGGGCCATCTCTTCCTGCCCGGCCTTGCCCTTGCCCCCATATTGATAGGTCAACCGATCACCCTTGACCCCGATCCGGACACTGCCCCCCTTGACCAAACGGCCAAAGAGCAGCTCTTCGGTCAGGGCATCCCCCACCTCTTGCAGGATAAGCCTTCTCAACGGCCGCGCCCCGAATTCCGGATCATACCCCTTGGTAGCCAGCCAGCTCCTGGCACTGTTGCTGAGGCTGATCGTCACCTTGCGTTCGGCCAGCTGGGCCTGCAATTCCTCGATCATCTTGTCCACGATCTGCTCCATGAGGACACCATTCAACGAGTTGAAGGTAATGATCGCGTCCAGCCGGTTTCTGAACTCGGGGGCAAAAAGATTTTTCAAGGCCCGCTCGTTGCGTCCCTTGCTGTCCCCGGTAAAGCCGATGGCGCGCTCGCTCAGCTCGCGGGCTCCGGCATTGGTGGTCATGATCAGGATCACATTGCGAAAATCCGCCTTGCGCCCGGCATTGTCCGTCAGGGTCGAGTGGTCCATGACCTGCAACAATATGCTGAACAGGTCCGGGTGGGCCTTTTCAATCTCGTCCAGCAGGAGCACGCAGTACGGATGCTTTCGGATGGCGTCGGTCAAAAGCCCGCCCTGATCGAAACCGACATAGCCGGGAGGCGCCCCGATGAGCCGGGAGACCGCGTGTTTTTCCATGTACTCGCTCATGTCGAAGCGTTCAAAATGCACGGAGAGAGCCGCAGCCAGCTGCTTGGCGACCTCGGTCTTGCCGACCCCGGTGGGGCCGGCAAAAAGGAAGGAACCGGTGGGTCCCTCCTTCTGCTTCAACCCGGCCCGGGAACGCTTCACTGCGGTGACCAAGGCGCTGAGCGCATGGTCCTGACCGAAGATGGACTTTTTTAAGACCGTATCGAGTTCCTTCAGATGGATCAGGTCGGAGCCGCTGACGCTTCTTGCCGGGACCCGGGCCAAGCGGGAGACCACCTTTTCCACATCGCGCACCGTCACGGGACGCCGCTTGCCTGCAGGACCCCCGGCCAAGCGGAAAGCGGCACCGATCTCGTCCAGCACGTCGATGGCCTTGTCGGGCAGAAAACGATCGGTGATGTACCGGCTGGCCAGTTCCGCCGTGGCCTTTACCGCCGGAGCCGAGTAGCTGATTCCGTGATGCGCCTCGTAGCGGGGCAGCAACCCTTGCAGGATGGCATAGGTCTCGGCCACGCTGGGCTCCTCGATGTCAATCTTCTGAAAGCGCCGGGAAAGGGCGCGGTCCTTTTCAATATAGTTTTTGTATTCCTCATAGGTGGTCGAACCGATGCAGCGGAGACTCCCGGCCTGGAGAGCCGGCTTGAGGAGATTGGAGGCGTCCATGCTGCCGCCGCTGGTTGCGCCGGCGCCGACAATGGTGTGAATCTCGTCGATGAAGAGAATGATGTGCGGCTCCTTTTCCACCGCGGAGATCACCGCCTTGAGGCGCTGCTCAAAATCGCCCCGATACTTGGTGCCGGAGAGCAGCCCGCCCATGTCCAGCAAGCGGATCTCCACCCCCTGCAGCAGATCAGGCACCTTGCCTTCATAAACCTGCAGGGCCAAGCCTTCGGCAATGGCGGTTTTCCCAACCCCCGGCTCCCCCACCAGCAGCGGGTTGTTCTTGCGCCGGCGGCACAGGGTCTGCATCACCCGCTTCAATTCCGCGGTCCGGCCGATCAGGGGATCGATCAATCCCTGGGCAGCCCGCTCACTGAAGTTGATGGTGTATTTTTCCAGGGCCTCGTTTTCCTTGCTTTTCTCCGCGCCCTTCTCCTCCGACTTCTTTTCCTCCTGGGGCTGTTCCTCCCGCTCAAGACCGTGGGAAAGATATTCCGTCACATCCAGCTTGCTGACCCCTTCGGAATGGAGAAAATAGACGGCAAAGGACTCGGCCTCGGCAAAGATGGCGGCCAAGACATCCCCGGCATCCACCTCTTTTTTTCCGCAACTCTGCACATGGGCAATGGCCCGCTGCAAGACCCGGTTGAAACCGAGGGTCTGGACGGGATCGTGGACAATGCCTT
Proteins encoded in this window:
- a CDS encoding ketopantoate reductase family protein, whose product is MQDTSPKRVAIVGPGALGCLLGATLCRVGAEIWVLDHDSQRAGLLQHSGLTLERAGRCEHFSIQATADPQRIGPVDLVLLCVKSPALRRTLPSLFPLLTEKTLLLAWQNGIAHLPILLEAVLPGPVALAVTSLGAHLLAPGQVCFGGAGATTLGFLREASPEAKEGLDAAAELMRTAGLEVRVETDILAQVWNKLLVNVGINGLTAIYNCNNGELLHNQAALAVLQAAVLEAADVARAKGIAIAPEPVARTLAVCRATADNISSMLQDVRQKRETEIEGINGAVLAEARRLGIAAPVNAQLFAAVKALEKRYLAG
- a CDS encoding DNA-binding protein; amino-acid sequence: MGEAMKWRNFLVSGLCLVALVACNNQKPESKAAAEPVAAEGGSPQANPVGGIQGQAKEVLQGGGFTYVLIAAEKGETWVAVPETKVAVGEACNVAGGQVMQNFPSKSLNRTFAEIVFAPGLEGKKAEMAGGPHGGESGVGTPAAQPATAGAPAHGGSFGAAMQQEAGGAPAAPSAGMGEAAPGSGKAVVPFVELKIAKASGDNGFTVADLFAKGGSLNGKKVKIKGQVVKFSPMIMGKNWLHLQDGTGDPLKNSHDLVVTSAGKAEKGDIVTVEGVLAADKDFGAGYKYAVIVEDVTITR
- the clpA gene encoding ATP-dependent Clp protease ATP-binding subunit ClpA, with the translated sequence MINAKLEIALVRAIREAKIRRHEHVTVEHILYGLLDDELAARAIVVCGGDPEGMKKRLEEFFASNLPMVKEGIVHDPVQTLGFNRVLQRAIAHVQSCGKKEVDAGDVLAAIFAEAESFAVYFLHSEGVSKLDVTEYLSHGLEREEQPQEEKKSEEKGAEKSKENEALEKYTINFSERAAQGLIDPLIGRTAELKRVMQTLCRRRKNNPLLVGEPGVGKTAIAEGLALQVYEGKVPDLLQGVEIRLLDMGGLLSGTKYRGDFEQRLKAVISAVEKEPHIILFIDEIHTIVGAGATSGGSMDASNLLKPALQAGSLRCIGSTTYEEYKNYIEKDRALSRRFQKIDIEEPSVAETYAILQGLLPRYEAHHGISYSAPAVKATAELASRYITDRFLPDKAIDVLDEIGAAFRLAGGPAGKRRPVTVRDVEKVVSRLARVPARSVSGSDLIHLKELDTVLKKSIFGQDHALSALVTAVKRSRAGLKQKEGPTGSFLFAGPTGVGKTEVAKQLAAALSVHFERFDMSEYMEKHAVSRLIGAPPGYVGFDQGGLLTDAIRKHPYCVLLLDEIEKAHPDLFSILLQVMDHSTLTDNAGRKADFRNVILIMTTNAGARELSERAIGFTGDSKGRNERALKNLFAPEFRNRLDAIITFNSLNGVLMEQIVDKMIEELQAQLAERKVTISLSNSARSWLATKGYDPEFGARPLRRLILQEVGDALTEELLFGRLVKGGSVRIGVKGDRLTYQYGGKGKAGQEEMARKPSRAK